Proteins found in one Osmerus mordax isolate fOsmMor3 chromosome 20, fOsmMor3.pri, whole genome shotgun sequence genomic segment:
- the tmem167a gene encoding protein kish-A, which produces MSAVFNFQSLLTVILLLICTCAYLHTLAPSLLDKNKTGILGIFWKCARIGERKSPYVALCCAVMAVAVLFSE; this is translated from the exons ATG TCAGCTGTATTCAACTTCCAGAGTTTGCTGACGGTGATTCTGTTGCTCATCTGTACCTGCGCATATCTCCATACTCTCGCTCCAAGTCTGCTGGACAAGAATAAGACTGG GATATTGGGTATCTTCTGGAAATGCGCCCGAATAG GCGAGAGGAAGAGCCCCTACGTGGCCCTGTGCTGCGCGGTCATGGCCGTCGCAGTCCTGTTCTCTGAGTAG
- the atg10 gene encoding ubiquitin-like-conjugating enzyme ATG10, whose translation MYALSLTSSSIYFSLPNILKASFPLSDRQISMNITTEMSGCFLDEEKFHICCKDLLQHSDTVRDGWTWVQAQSTEDGYLKKNTLGPGRVGCMTDQDKEERGAGSAPSHLKATLTRQDPPDSEGQQMLTAKVTFVDDDEDDDVIDDNEDEELTCSSVSEGSNQVVQYEYHILYSCSYQTPVLYFRASTLDGRSLSLEEVWNGVHPNYRIRLQNSPWDSITQQEHPLLGQPFFMLHPCKTEEFMRPVMQAALEEHRQVNYVVTWLSVVGPVVGLDIPLSYSTQVLPPSPLQPAQGARQT comes from the exons ATGTATGCGCTTTCCCTGACATCCTCTTCTATCTACTTCTCCTTACCCAACATCCTGAAAGCTTCGTTCCCCCTTTCTGATCGTCAAATCTCAATGAACATAACAACAGAAATGAGCGGATGTTTTCTGGATGAGGAGAAGTTTCACATTTGCTGCAAGGACCTTCTACAGCATTCCGACACCGTCAGAGACGGTTGGACTTGGGTGCAGGCACAG AGCACGGAGGATGGCTACCTCAAGAAGAATACCCTGGGGCCTGGCAGAGTGGGCTGCATGACGGACCAGgataaggaagagagaggagcaggatcaGCCCCAAGCCATCTTAAAGCCACGCTGACCAGGCAGGATCCACCGGACTCTGAGGGACAGCAG ATGTTAACTGCTAAGGTGACttttgttgatgatgatgaagatgatgatgttaTTGACGATAATGAGGATGAAGAGCTCACCTGTAGCAGTGTATCAGAAGGCAGCAACCAGGTGGTTCAGTACGAGTATCACATCCTCTACTCCTGCAGCTACCAGACCCCTGTACTCTACTTCAGAGCCTCCACACTCG aTGGTAGGAGTCTGTCTCTAGAGGAGGTGTGGAACGGAGTTCATCCCAATTACAGAATCAGACTCCAGAACAGCCCCTGGGATTCTATCACACAACag GAACACCCATTGCTGGGCCAGCCTTTCTTTATGCTCCACCCCTGTAAGACAGAGGAGTTTATGCGGCCTGTGAtgcaggcagccctggaggaacACAG GCAGGTGAACTATGTAGTGACATGGCTGAGTGTGGTGGGTCCAGTTGTGGGGCTGGACATTCCTCTCAGCTACTCCACCCAGGTcctacctccctcacctctccagccCGCCCAGGGAGCCAGGCAGACGTAG
- the LOC136964343 gene encoding acetyl-coenzyme A thioesterase → MEAVEVKMNGRTKTQRDVKRNLFLELVPCVYRDQESKGSKAATVPARGAPLLGSNQRQAAPPLEVQMCQSILPCHADHQGLLSAGQLLKWMDTTACLAAERHAGISCVTVSMDDIQFEEAVRVGQVIIIKARCNRAFTTSMEVGIRVSVEDVLTGVQRTVCVGFSTFVGKPAGSQKVILRPVENLCSEEEQLQHSLASERRRLRLYNDEAFSSLLRDYQILQRSNLNLRGSNGLGLTKDTPSLTTENTRVESTELVLPPHANHHGNTFGGQIMAWMENTATVAACRLWGCYPTLRSVDMFRFRGPSSVGDRLVFKALVNNIFQNSVEVGVRVEAYNCQEWTEGKPRHINSAFLIYQQASTPDDAPASPTATFTTQDGERRYLAAIVRKRIRMARKHILSCKEEGPLSVPWTKSNQVYLGYNNVAALTVLAGKQDWEASSLHDRISVYVHEETELLCLRVEMEVTTSALHAFTSLADPCLRPQWDRHYLSCKEVERADEEEVVYHITCSPNDGDRIQDFVILLSKRQPCKDGDPYMIAERSVTVTTVPPREGFRRGEIQCVGFLIHTLGPNSCRVCYYSQVTSSMLPYVAGDLAGWSKSMEETAHACIGFLERDVFTTIL, encoded by the exons ATGGAAGCAGTGGAGGTAAAGATGAATGGAAGGACCAAAACCCAGAGGGATGTCAAGAGGAACTTGTTCCTTGAACTTGTTCCTTGTGTCTATCGGGACCAGGAGAGCAAGGGCTCTAAGGCTGCGACCGTGCCTGCTCGAGGTGCTCCTCTCCTGGGGTCGAACCAGAGGcaggctgctcctcctctgGAGGTGCAGATGTGCCAGTCCATTCTGCCGTGCCATGCCGATCACCAAGGACTGCTGAGCGCAGGGCAGCTGCTCAAATGGATGGACACCACCGCCTGTCTTGCCG CGGAGAGGCACGCTGGCATCTCGTGCGTCACGGTCTCCATGGATGACATCCAGTTTGAGGAGGCAGTCAG GGTGGGACAGGTCATTATAATCAAGGCCAGATGCAACAGAGCCTTCACAACAAGCATGGAG gtggggaTTCGTGTTTCGGTGGAGGACGTGTTGACTGGTGTACAGAGGACAGTGTGCGTGGGCTTCTCCACCTTTGTCGGGAAACCTGCGGGGTCCCAGAAG gtcatCTTAAGACCTGTGGAAAATCTGTGTTCTGAAGAAGAACAGTTGCAGCATTCCCTGGCCTCGGAGAGACGAAGACTCCGCCTGTATAACGATGAggccttcagctccctgctacGAGACTACCAAATACTGCAGAGGTCCAACCTCAACCTCCGCGGGTCCAACG GTTTGGGCCTCACGAAAGACACGCCTTCCCTGACCACAGAGAACACGCGTGTGGAGAGCACCGAACTGGTCCTGCCACCACACGccaatcaccatggcaacacgtTCGGAGGCCAGATCATGGCTTGGATGGAAAACACAGCGACAGTGGCAGCCTG TCGCCTGTGGGGTTGTTACCCGACCCTGCGTTCAGTTGACATGTTCAGGTTCAGAGGGCCCTCCTCTGTGGGAGACAGGCTGGTCTTCAAGGCTCTGGTCAACAATATCTTTCAGAACAG tgtAGAAGTAGGTGTTCGTGTCGAGGCCTACAACTGTCAAGAGTGGACCGAGGGCAAACCTCGGCACATCAACAGCGCGTTTCTCATCTACCAGCAGGCCAGCACACCCGATGACGCCCCTGCTTCTCCTACTGCCACATTCACGACACAG GATGGGGAGAGAAGATATCTGGCTGCCATTGTGAGAAAGAGAATACGAATGGCAAG AAAACACATCTTATCCTGTAAGGAGGaaggtcctctctctgtcccttggaCCAAAAGCAACCAG GTGTACCTGGGCTATAACAACGTAGCAGCTCTGACTGTGCTGGCTGGGAAACAAGACTGGGAAGCCAGCAGCCTTCACGACAGG atCAGCGTGTACGTCCACGAGGAgacagagctactgtgtctgcgAGTTGAGATGGAAGTCACCACCTCGGCGCTCCATGCCTTCACCTCATTGGCTGACCCCTGCCTGCGACCCCAATGGGACAGACACTACCT GAGCTgtaaggaggtggagagggccgacgaggaggaggtggtgtaccACATCACATGCTCCCCCAACGACGGAGACAGGATCCAGGACTTTGTGATTCTGCTCTCCAAGAGGCAGCCCTGCAAAGACGG GGACCCTTACATGATAGCCGAGAGGTCCGTAACCGTGACGACGGTGCCACCTCGGGAGGGCTTTCGCCGTGGCGAGATCCAGTGCGTGGGGTTCCTCATCCACACCCTGGGACCAAACTCCTGCCGG GTGTGTTATTATAGCCAGGTGACATCCAGTATGCTGCCCTATGTGGCGGGGGACCTCGCTGGCTGGTCCAAGTCTATGGAGGAGACGGCTCATGCCTGCATTGGCTTCCTGGAAAGAGACGTATTCACTACGATCTTGTAA
- the zcchc9 gene encoding zinc finger CCHC domain-containing protein 9: MTRWARANNVHKHKPADATPWSQLRGRGGRTETGGHGRGRGQPGSWASGGAGRGPPSWGRGGGGADPLRRPHPGGAGVKKPNRPKKEYDNVDVNGFLDFLQQSGKTLPAGGSGRTQHGEEREFREEVETALWKDRRREDRRIKRQNDKKSNMLCFNCRKPGHGLADCPEAERDEEMGRDICYRCGSTEHEIQRCRAKIDPALGEYPYAKCFICGKMGHLSRSCSDNPKGLYAAGGSCRVCGSVEHFQKDCPEHQAATNSVTVGWLSNNMSADHEEVHVPVKKAPVKQPKVVVF, from the exons ATGACGAGGTGGGCCCGTGCTAACAACGTTCACAAACACAAGCCCGCGGACGCCACTCCTTGGAGTCAGCTGCGAGGGCGTGGAGGACGAACAGAAACTGGAGGGCACGGACGAGGAAGGGGACAACCTGGCTCTTGGGCGTCAGGTGGAGCTGGACGTGGACCTCCGAGTTGGggcagaggtggtggaggagctgacCCTCTGAGAAGACCCCACCCGGGTGGCGCAGGAGTGAAGAAACCTAACCGCCCGAAGAAGGAATATGACAACGTTGACGTCAACGGGTTTCTGGACTTCCTCCAGCAGAGCGGAAAGACCTTACCTGCTGGTGGCAGTGGACGGACGCAACATGGGGAGGAGCGAGAGTTCAGGGAAGAGGTAGAGACTGCCCTTTGGAAAGATAGAagaagagaagacaggaggatAAAGAGGCAAAACGATAAAAAGAGCAATATG ctctgttttaattgcaggaAACCTGGTCATGGATTGGCTGACTGTCCGGAGGCAGAGCGTgatgaggagatggggagggacaTATGTTACCGCTGCGGGTCAACCGAGCATGAGATCCAGCGATGCAGGGCTAAGATTGACCCTGCCCTGG GCGAATACCCGTATGCTAAGTGTTTCATCTGTGGTAAAATGGGTCACTTGTCACGCTCCTGTTCAGACAACCCCAAAGGACTTTATGCTGCAG gaggtagTTGCCGCGTGTGTGGTTCAGTGGAACACTTCCAGAAGGACTGCCCCGAGCATCAGGCCGCGA CCAACTCGGTGACGGTGGGCTGGCTGTCCAACAACATGAGCGCCGATCACGAAGAAGTCCACGTGCCTGTGAAGAAAGCCCCGGTCAAACAGCCCAAAGTGGTGGTCTTTTGA
- the LOC136964376 gene encoding astacin-like metalloendopeptidase isoform X2, whose translation MEVKTVAFSDFRIGTLGFRQQAKMAMAAYHVLVISLFIVGSLKNVFNSPVKRADEIPANTDVENSRSNGETLEALNADVIEGDIMLPRDRNAVKNLWPDIGGQIIVPYTISPEIVERTNDIEAALDMISSRTCVGFYVRNNEEGYMVFAKGNGCASNVGYLGGRQIVVIGPQCSVGNIAHEVLHTLGFYHEHTRKDRLQHVDILFGNIIGGMEGNFQEKNGNTQGLPYDINSIMHYGGTFFSVNGKPTIKAKDPVQEMGQRTFLTNLDVDRVRRLYLCNVREQQDMPYVVNSTTTILVTPANANSSNV comes from the exons ATGGAGGTTAAAACGGTAGCCTTTTCAGATTTTAGAATAGGTACACTTGGGTTTAGGCAGCAGGCTAAGATGGCAATGGCTGCTTATCACGTGCTGGTTATCTCACTTTTTATTGTTGGAAGTTTAAAAAATG TGTTCAACAGCCCCGTAAAGCGAGCGGATGAAATACCTGCCAACACGG ACGTGGAAAACAGCCGAAGCAACGGGGAAACTCTTGAAG CGTTGAATGCTGATGTGATTGAAGGGGACATTATGTTGCCA AGGGACCGAAATGCAGTGAAAAACCTGTGGCCAGATATTGGAGGACAGATTATTGTGCCCTACACCATCAGCCCAGAAATAG TGGAAAGGACCAATGACATAGAAGCAGCCCTCGATATGATATCAAGTCGAACTTGTGTGGGCTTCTACGTGCGAAACAATGAAGAAGGCTACATGGTGTTCGCCAAGGGTAATGG CTGTGCTTCGAATGTGGGCTATTTAGGCGGCCGGCAGATTGTCGTGATTGGTCCGCAGTGCAGTGTGGGGAACATCGCCCATGAGGTTCTGCACACGCTGGGGTTCTACCACGAGCACACACGAAAGGACAGACTACAGCACGTCGACATTTTGTTTGGCAACATAATCGGAG GTATGGAGGGTAACTTCCAGGAGAAGAATGGCAACACCCAGGGTCTACCCTATGATATCAACTCCATCATGCACTACGGAGG GACGTTTTTCTCCGTCAACGGGAAGCCCACGATCAAAGCCAAGGATCCCGTTCAGGAAATGGGCCAGAGGACTTTCCTGACAAATCTCGACGTGGACAGGGTCCGACGGCTGTACCTCTGCA acgtCAGAGAGCAACAAGACATGCCCTATGTTGTGAACTCGACTACCACCATCCTTGTGACTCCTGCAAATGCCAACAGCTCCAATGTCTAA
- the LOC136964376 gene encoding astacin-like metalloendopeptidase isoform X1, with amino-acid sequence MEVKTVAFSDFRIGTLGFRQQAKMAMAAYHVLVISLFIVGSLKNVFNSPVKRADEIPANTDVENSRSNGETLEGALNADVIEGDIMLPRDRNAVKNLWPDIGGQIIVPYTISPEIVERTNDIEAALDMISSRTCVGFYVRNNEEGYMVFAKGNGCASNVGYLGGRQIVVIGPQCSVGNIAHEVLHTLGFYHEHTRKDRLQHVDILFGNIIGGMEGNFQEKNGNTQGLPYDINSIMHYGGTFFSVNGKPTIKAKDPVQEMGQRTFLTNLDVDRVRRLYLCNVREQQDMPYVVNSTTTILVTPANANSSNV; translated from the exons ATGGAGGTTAAAACGGTAGCCTTTTCAGATTTTAGAATAGGTACACTTGGGTTTAGGCAGCAGGCTAAGATGGCAATGGCTGCTTATCACGTGCTGGTTATCTCACTTTTTATTGTTGGAAGTTTAAAAAATG TGTTCAACAGCCCCGTAAAGCGAGCGGATGAAATACCTGCCAACACGG ACGTGGAAAACAGCCGAAGCAACGGGGAAACTCTTGAAG GAGCGTTGAATGCTGATGTGATTGAAGGGGACATTATGTTGCCA AGGGACCGAAATGCAGTGAAAAACCTGTGGCCAGATATTGGAGGACAGATTATTGTGCCCTACACCATCAGCCCAGAAATAG TGGAAAGGACCAATGACATAGAAGCAGCCCTCGATATGATATCAAGTCGAACTTGTGTGGGCTTCTACGTGCGAAACAATGAAGAAGGCTACATGGTGTTCGCCAAGGGTAATGG CTGTGCTTCGAATGTGGGCTATTTAGGCGGCCGGCAGATTGTCGTGATTGGTCCGCAGTGCAGTGTGGGGAACATCGCCCATGAGGTTCTGCACACGCTGGGGTTCTACCACGAGCACACACGAAAGGACAGACTACAGCACGTCGACATTTTGTTTGGCAACATAATCGGAG GTATGGAGGGTAACTTCCAGGAGAAGAATGGCAACACCCAGGGTCTACCCTATGATATCAACTCCATCATGCACTACGGAGG GACGTTTTTCTCCGTCAACGGGAAGCCCACGATCAAAGCCAAGGATCCCGTTCAGGAAATGGGCCAGAGGACTTTCCTGACAAATCTCGACGTGGACAGGGTCCGACGGCTGTACCTCTGCA acgtCAGAGAGCAACAAGACATGCCCTATGTTGTGAACTCGACTACCACCATCCTTGTGACTCCTGCAAATGCCAACAGCTCCAATGTCTAA